A region of Streptomyces sp. NBC_01788 DNA encodes the following proteins:
- a CDS encoding dienelactone hydrolase family protein, which yields MNIVLFHSTYGLGPAVRQAADRLRSAGHEVWTPDLFEGRTFDTVEEGTACKEAIGKDELLKRAVLGAAPYSERGLVYAGFSFGAAIAQTLALGDEKARGLLLLHGTSDVAPNASAEDLPVQLHVAEPDPFEPDDWLSAWYLQMGRTGADVEVYRYAGAGHLYTDPVLPDYDGEAAEATWRVALGFLAELDGNTQGS from the coding sequence ATGAACATCGTGCTCTTCCACTCGACCTACGGCCTCGGACCCGCGGTGCGCCAGGCCGCGGACCGGCTGCGTTCCGCCGGGCACGAGGTGTGGACCCCGGACCTCTTCGAGGGCCGTACGTTCGACACGGTCGAGGAGGGCACGGCCTGCAAGGAAGCGATCGGCAAGGACGAGCTGCTCAAGCGGGCCGTGCTGGGGGCGGCGCCCTACTCGGAGCGCGGCCTCGTCTATGCCGGGTTCTCGTTCGGGGCCGCCATCGCGCAGACGCTCGCGCTCGGTGACGAGAAGGCCCGCGGGCTGCTCCTGCTGCACGGCACCTCGGACGTCGCGCCGAACGCGAGTGCCGAGGACCTGCCCGTCCAGCTGCACGTGGCCGAACCCGACCCGTTCGAGCCGGACGACTGGCTGAGCGCCTGGTACCTCCAGATGGGCCGGACCGGCGCCGACGTGGAGGTCTACCGCTACGCCGGGGCCGGCCACCTCTACACCGACCCCGTCCTGCCGGACTACGACGGGGAGGCAGCCGAGGCCACCTGGCGGGTGGCGCTCGGCTTCCTCGCGGAGCTCGACGGGAACACCCAGGGCTCCTAG
- a CDS encoding NYN domain-containing protein, producing MDRCIVLVDAGYLLGAAASLLAGEPSRSRITVDHTALVQGLREQAESDTERPLLRIYWFDGAPDRVPQPEHRRLRVMPRVTVRLGALTRSDGRWAQKGVDAAMHAELTELARNRACSDVVLVTGDGDLLPGMMAAKEHGVAVHLWAVQAADGDYNQSEDLVAEADERRVLDRTWITKAVRAKELGGVCAPPPAPRPEIAAILSAPLPESTLSPGTESRAEPREHPAAAPGRGGTEERVPAAKGVPTPKDLAALRAPGAPPAQHPSTATLRWSSDRGWVDRPGTPAEPPEAASMPTLAQLTTAEQRWADREEDITTVGGDPYEVGQVFARRWVDRLGDQSHLQKLSSMYPRVPHRVDGELLRYAARFGLLAHKDDQIDEHDRYAIRAGFWREIDVRTSTERTPAGD from the coding sequence GTGGACCGCTGCATCGTCCTGGTGGACGCCGGGTATCTGCTGGGCGCCGCGGCCAGTCTCCTCGCCGGGGAGCCGTCGCGGTCCCGGATCACCGTCGACCACACCGCTCTCGTGCAGGGGCTGCGTGAACAGGCCGAGTCCGACACCGAGCGGCCCCTGCTGCGCATCTACTGGTTCGACGGCGCGCCCGACCGTGTGCCGCAGCCCGAGCACCGCCGGCTGCGCGTGATGCCCCGGGTCACCGTCCGGCTCGGCGCGCTCACCCGCAGCGACGGACGCTGGGCGCAGAAGGGCGTCGACGCCGCGATGCACGCCGAACTGACCGAACTGGCCCGCAACCGCGCCTGCTCCGACGTCGTCCTCGTCACCGGCGACGGCGACCTGCTGCCCGGCATGATGGCCGCCAAGGAGCACGGCGTCGCCGTACACCTGTGGGCGGTGCAGGCCGCCGACGGCGACTACAACCAGTCCGAGGACCTGGTCGCCGAGGCCGACGAGCGGCGCGTGCTGGACCGCACCTGGATCACCAAGGCCGTACGCGCCAAGGAACTCGGCGGTGTCTGCGCGCCGCCGCCCGCGCCCCGCCCCGAGATCGCCGCGATCCTCTCCGCGCCGCTGCCCGAGTCCACGCTCAGCCCGGGCACCGAGAGCCGCGCCGAACCGCGGGAGCACCCGGCCGCCGCCCCGGGGCGCGGCGGCACCGAGGAACGGGTGCCCGCCGCCAAGGGCGTGCCCACGCCCAAGGACCTGGCCGCGCTGCGCGCCCCCGGCGCCCCGCCCGCGCAGCACCCCTCCACGGCGACCCTGCGCTGGTCCTCGGACCGGGGCTGGGTGGACCGGCCGGGCACGCCCGCCGAGCCTCCTGAGGCAGCCTCCATGCCGACGCTCGCCCAGCTGACGACGGCCGAGCAGCGGTGGGCGGACCGGGAGGAGGACATCACGACGGTCGGCGGCGACCCGTACGAGGTGGGACAGGTCTTCGCCAGGCGCTGGGTGGACCGGCTGGGCGACCAGTCGCACCTGCAGAAACTGTCGTCGATGTACCCCCGCGTCCCGCACCGCGTCGACGGCGAGCTGCTGCGCTACGCCGCCCGCTTCGGGCTGCTCGCGCACAAGGACGACCAGATCGACGAGCACGACCGGTACGCCATCCGCGCCGGGTTCTGGCGGGAGATCGACGTACGGACCTCCACCGAGCGCACCCCCGCCGGCGACTGA
- a CDS encoding thioredoxin domain-containing protein: MSKRNTQSAKTAARERLRVERERDAKRAKIKRQLTVVGAVVVVLAAAGGIGYAVVQANKPGHWEAVKDEKVVAPGNTTGTDGTTVVIGKSSAQKTLKIYEDPRCPICGQFEEAVGTTVKKDVDDGKFKLQYIGGTFIDNHDNGEGSKNAMSAMGAALDVSPEAFLEYKSALYSTKWHPEETDDKFKNDDYLIKVADTVPALKDNASFRDAVKSGKYDAWAVAMSKTFDNNKDGVTGTPSLVMDGKKVTTPGTDNPPMTVDDFNAAVDAALKG; the protein is encoded by the coding sequence ATGAGCAAGCGGAACACCCAGTCGGCGAAGACGGCGGCCCGGGAGCGGCTGCGCGTCGAGCGCGAGCGCGACGCCAAGCGGGCCAAGATCAAGCGGCAGCTCACCGTGGTCGGCGCGGTCGTGGTCGTGCTGGCCGCGGCCGGCGGCATCGGCTACGCCGTCGTCCAGGCCAACAAGCCCGGCCACTGGGAGGCCGTGAAGGACGAGAAGGTCGTCGCCCCGGGCAACACCACCGGCACCGACGGCACGACCGTGGTCATCGGCAAGAGCTCGGCCCAGAAGACCCTCAAGATCTACGAGGACCCGCGCTGCCCGATCTGCGGCCAGTTCGAGGAAGCGGTCGGCACGACCGTCAAGAAGGACGTCGACGACGGCAAGTTCAAGCTCCAGTACATCGGCGGCACCTTCATCGACAACCACGACAACGGCGAGGGCTCCAAGAACGCGATGAGCGCCATGGGCGCCGCGCTCGACGTCAGCCCCGAGGCGTTCCTCGAGTACAAGTCCGCCCTGTACTCGACGAAGTGGCACCCTGAGGAGACCGACGACAAGTTCAAGAACGACGACTACCTCATCAAGGTGGCGGACACCGTGCCGGCCCTGAAGGACAACGCGTCGTTCCGCGACGCCGTCAAGAGCGGCAAGTACGACGCCTGGGCGGTCGCCATGTCGAAGACCTTCGACAACAACAAGGACGGGGTGACCGGCACCCCGAGCCTGGTCATGGACGGCAAGAAGGTGACCACGCCCGGCACCGACAACCCGCCGATGACGGTGGACGATTTCAACGCGGCGGTGGACGCGGCCCTCAAGGGCTGA
- the dnaE gene encoding DNA polymerase III subunit alpha, with protein sequence MSKPPFTHLHVHTQYSLLDGAARLKDMFDACNEMGMTHIAMSDHGNLHGAYDFFHTAKKAGITPIIGIEAYVAPESRRNKRKILWGQPHQKRDDISGSGGYTHKTMWAVNRTGLHNIFRLSSDAYAEGWLQKWPRMDKETIAQWSEGVVASTGCPSGEVQTRLRLGHFDEALKAAADYQDIFGKDRYFLELMDHGIDIERKVRDGLLEIGRKLGIPPLVTNDSHYTYAHEAGAHDALLCIQTGKNLSDPDRFRFDGTGYYLKSTEEMYAIDSSDAWQEGCANTLLVAEMVDTTGMFVEKNLMPKFDIPDGYTEITWFKEEVRRGMERRFPGGIPEDRQKQADYEMDVIISMGFPGYFLVVADFIMWAKNNGIAVGPGRGSAAGSIVAYAMGITDLDPIPHGLIFERFLNPERISMPDVDIDFDERRRVEVIRYVTEKYGADKVAMIGTYGKIKAKNAIKDSARVLGYPYAMGDRLTKAMPADVLGKGIDLDGITNPSHPRYNEAGEIRGMYENEPDVKKVIDTAKGVEGLVRQMGVHAAGVIMSSETITEHVPVWVRHTDGVTITQWDYPSCESLGLLKMDFLGLRNLTIMDDAVKMVKSNKGIDIDLLGLPLDDPKTFELLQRGDTLGVFQFDGGPMRSLLRLMKPDNFEDISAVSALYRPGPMGMDSHTNYALRKNKLQEITPIHKELEEPLEEVLAVTYGLIVYQEQVQKAAQIIAGYSLGEADILRRVMGKKKPEELAKNFTIFQAGAQKNGYSDEAIQALWDVLVPFAGYAFNKAHSAAYGLVSYWTAYLKANHPAEYMAGLLTSVKDDKDKSAVYLNECRRMGIRVLPPNVNESQSNFAAQGDDVILFGLSAVRNVGTNVVESIIKSRKAKGKYSSFPDYLDKVEAVVCNKRTTESLIKAGAFDEMGHTRKGLTAQYEPMIDNVVAVKRKEAEGQFDLFGGMGEETSGEPGFGLDVEFASEEWDKTYLLAQEREMLGLYVSDHPLFGLEHVLADKADAGISQLTGGEHADGAVVTIGGIISGLQRKMTKQGNAWAIATVEDLAGSIECMFFPATYQLVSTQLVEDAVVFVKGRLDKREDVPRLVAMELMIPDLSNAGANAPVILTIPALKVTPPMVSRLGEILSHHKGDSEVRIRLQGPSRTTVLRLDRHRVKPDPALFGDLKVLLGPSCLAG encoded by the coding sequence GTGTCGAAGCCGCCGTTCACGCACCTGCACGTCCACACCCAGTACTCGCTGCTGGACGGTGCCGCGCGGCTGAAGGACATGTTCGACGCGTGCAACGAGATGGGCATGACGCACATCGCCATGTCCGACCACGGCAACCTCCACGGCGCGTACGACTTCTTCCACACCGCGAAGAAGGCCGGAATCACCCCGATCATCGGGATCGAGGCGTATGTCGCCCCCGAGTCCCGGCGCAACAAGCGCAAGATCCTGTGGGGCCAGCCGCACCAGAAGCGCGACGACATCTCCGGTTCCGGCGGTTACACCCACAAGACGATGTGGGCGGTGAACAGGACCGGCCTGCACAACATCTTCCGCCTCTCCTCCGACGCCTACGCCGAGGGCTGGCTGCAGAAGTGGCCCCGGATGGACAAGGAGACGATCGCCCAGTGGTCCGAGGGCGTCGTCGCCTCCACCGGCTGCCCCTCCGGCGAGGTGCAGACCCGGCTGCGCCTCGGCCACTTCGACGAGGCCCTGAAGGCCGCCGCCGACTACCAGGACATCTTCGGCAAGGACCGCTACTTCCTGGAGCTGATGGACCACGGCATCGACATCGAGCGCAAGGTCCGCGACGGCCTGCTGGAGATCGGCCGGAAGCTCGGCATCCCGCCCCTGGTCACCAACGACTCGCACTACACCTACGCGCACGAGGCCGGCGCGCACGACGCCCTGCTGTGCATCCAGACCGGCAAGAACCTCTCCGACCCCGACCGCTTCAGGTTCGACGGCACCGGCTACTACCTGAAGTCGACCGAGGAGATGTACGCCATCGACTCCTCGGACGCCTGGCAGGAGGGCTGCGCCAACACGCTCCTGGTCGCCGAGATGGTCGACACCACGGGCATGTTCGTCGAGAAGAACCTGATGCCGAAGTTCGACATCCCCGACGGCTACACGGAGATCACCTGGTTCAAGGAGGAGGTCCGCCGCGGCATGGAGCGCCGCTTCCCCGGCGGCATCCCCGAGGACCGCCAGAAGCAGGCGGACTACGAGATGGACGTCATCATCTCGATGGGCTTCCCCGGCTACTTCCTCGTGGTCGCCGACTTCATCATGTGGGCCAAGAACAACGGCATCGCGGTCGGTCCCGGCCGCGGCTCCGCGGCCGGCTCGATCGTCGCGTACGCCATGGGCATCACCGACCTCGATCCGATCCCGCACGGCCTGATCTTCGAGCGGTTCCTCAACCCCGAGCGCATCTCGATGCCCGACGTCGACATCGACTTCGACGAGCGCAGGCGCGTCGAGGTGATCAGGTACGTGACGGAGAAGTACGGCGCCGACAAGGTCGCCATGATCGGCACGTACGGCAAGATCAAGGCCAAGAACGCGATCAAGGACTCCGCGCGTGTGCTGGGCTACCCGTACGCGATGGGCGACCGGCTCACCAAGGCGATGCCCGCCGACGTCCTCGGCAAGGGCATCGACCTGGACGGCATCACCAACCCCTCGCACCCGCGCTACAACGAGGCGGGCGAGATCCGGGGGATGTACGAGAACGAGCCGGACGTGAAGAAGGTCATCGACACCGCCAAGGGCGTCGAGGGCCTGGTCCGGCAGATGGGCGTGCACGCCGCAGGCGTGATCATGTCCAGCGAGACCATCACCGAGCACGTGCCCGTCTGGGTCCGGCACACCGACGGCGTGACCATCACGCAGTGGGACTACCCGAGCTGCGAGTCGCTCGGCCTGCTGAAGATGGACTTCCTCGGCCTGCGCAACCTGACGATCATGGATGACGCCGTCAAGATGGTGAAGTCCAACAAGGGGATCGACATCGATCTCCTCGGCCTCCCGCTGGACGACCCCAAGACCTTCGAACTGCTCCAGCGCGGCGACACACTCGGTGTGTTCCAGTTCGACGGCGGCCCCATGCGCTCGCTGCTGCGCCTGATGAAGCCCGACAACTTCGAAGACATCTCGGCCGTGTCGGCGCTCTACCGTCCCGGCCCGATGGGCATGGACTCGCACACCAACTACGCGCTGCGCAAGAACAAGCTCCAGGAGATCACGCCGATCCACAAGGAGCTCGAGGAGCCCCTCGAGGAGGTCCTCGCGGTCACCTACGGCCTGATCGTCTACCAGGAGCAGGTGCAGAAGGCCGCCCAGATCATCGCGGGCTACTCGCTCGGCGAGGCCGACATCCTCCGCCGCGTGATGGGCAAGAAGAAGCCCGAGGAACTGGCGAAGAACTTCACCATCTTCCAGGCCGGTGCCCAGAAGAACGGCTACAGCGACGAGGCCATCCAGGCCCTGTGGGACGTGCTGGTCCCCTTCGCCGGCTACGCGTTCAACAAGGCCCACTCGGCCGCGTACGGCCTGGTGTCGTACTGGACCGCCTATCTGAAGGCCAACCACCCCGCCGAGTACATGGCGGGCCTGCTGACCTCCGTCAAGGACGACAAGGACAAGTCGGCGGTCTACCTCAACGAGTGCCGCCGCATGGGCATCCGGGTGCTCCCGCCCAACGTCAACGAGTCCCAGTCGAACTTCGCCGCCCAGGGCGACGACGTGATCCTCTTCGGCCTCTCCGCCGTGCGCAACGTCGGCACCAACGTCGTCGAGTCGATCATCAAGTCCCGCAAGGCCAAGGGGAAGTACTCGTCGTTCCCCGACTACCTCGACAAGGTCGAGGCGGTGGTCTGCAACAAGCGCACCACCGAGTCGCTGATCAAGGCCGGCGCCTTCGACGAGATGGGGCACACCCGCAAGGGCCTCACCGCGCAGTACGAGCCGATGATCGACAACGTCGTCGCGGTCAAGCGCAAGGAGGCCGAGGGTCAGTTCGACCTCTTCGGCGGAATGGGCGAGGAGACCAGCGGCGAGCCCGGCTTCGGCCTTGACGTGGAGTTCGCCTCCGAGGAGTGGGACAAGACGTATCTGCTCGCCCAGGAGCGGGAGATGCTCGGCCTCTACGTCTCCGACCACCCGCTGTTCGGTCTCGAGCACGTGCTCGCGGACAAGGCCGACGCGGGCATCTCGCAGCTCACCGGCGGTGAGCACGCCGACGGCGCGGTCGTCACCATCGGCGGCATCATCTCCGGCCTCCAGCGCAAGATGACCAAGCAGGGCAACGCCTGGGCGATCGCCACCGTCGAGGACCTCGCCGGCTCCATCGAGTGCATGTTCTTCCCGGCGACCTACCAGTTGGTGTCCACGCAACTCGTCGAGGACGCCGTGGTGTTCGTCAAGGGCCGCCTGGACAAGCGGGAGGACGTGCCCCGCCTGGTGGCGATGGAGCTGATGATCCCCGACCTGTCGAACGCCGGGGCCAACGCCCCGGTGATCCTCACCATCCCGGCGCTGAAGGTGACCCCGCCCATGGTGAGCCGCCTCGGCGAGATCCTCAGCCACCACAAGGGCGACAGCGAGGTCCGCATCAGGCTCCAGGGGCCGAGCAGGACGACGGTGCTACGGCTGGACCGGCACCGGGTCAAGCCGGACCCGGCGCTGTTCGGCGATCTGAAGGTCCTGCTCGGCCCGTCCTGCCTGGCGGGCTGA
- a CDS encoding ABC transporter ATP-binding protein, whose product MCAVRGLTRTYPAVRGRRGAPGTPEVLATDAVELDVRRGEIFGLLGPNGAGKSTLVRQLTGLLRPDSGTVEILGHDIVAHPERAARILAYLGQESTALDELTVSLAAETTGRLRGLDLRQARAERDAVLDELGLTPIAGRPLKKLSGGQRRLACLAAALVGERPLLVLDEPTTGMDPVARRAVWSAVDRRRAERGTTVVLVTHNVIEAETVLDRVAVLDRGRVIACDTPARLKERVSGEVRVELVWRERAPLEVAEVAALRERAVEAGRRWTLRLAPEEARAAVATVTGGAAFAALDDFTLTTPSLEDVYLALGGAARQGLVKA is encoded by the coding sequence GTGTGCGCGGTGCGCGGACTGACCCGGACCTACCCCGCGGTGCGCGGCCGGCGCGGTGCCCCCGGCACGCCCGAGGTGCTGGCCACCGACGCGGTGGAGCTCGACGTACGGCGTGGCGAGATCTTCGGGCTGCTCGGGCCGAACGGCGCCGGCAAGTCCACCCTCGTACGCCAGCTCACCGGGCTGCTGCGCCCCGACAGCGGCACGGTCGAGATCCTCGGCCACGACATCGTGGCGCACCCCGAGCGGGCCGCGCGGATCCTCGCCTACCTCGGGCAGGAGTCCACCGCCCTGGACGAGCTGACCGTCTCGCTCGCCGCCGAGACCACCGGGCGGCTGCGCGGCCTGGACCTCCGGCAGGCGCGTGCCGAGCGGGACGCCGTCCTCGACGAACTGGGCCTCACCCCGATCGCCGGGCGCCCGCTGAAGAAGCTCTCCGGTGGCCAGCGGCGGCTCGCCTGCCTGGCTGCCGCTCTGGTCGGCGAGCGCCCGCTGCTGGTGCTCGACGAGCCGACCACCGGAATGGACCCGGTGGCCCGGCGGGCGGTGTGGTCCGCCGTCGACCGGCGGCGCGCCGAACGCGGCACGACCGTCGTCCTGGTCACCCACAACGTCATCGAGGCCGAGACCGTACTGGACCGGGTCGCCGTTCTGGACCGGGGCCGGGTCATCGCCTGCGACACCCCGGCCCGGCTCAAGGAGCGGGTCTCCGGCGAGGTGCGGGTGGAACTGGTGTGGCGGGAGCGGGCGCCCCTGGAGGTGGCTGAGGTCGCCGCGCTCAGGGAACGGGCCGTGGAGGCGGGCCGCCGCTGGACGCTGCGGCTGGCGCCCGAGGAGGCCCGCGCCGCCGTGGCCACGGTCACCGGCGGTGCCGCGTTCGCCGCCCTGGACGACTTCACGCTGACCACGCCCAGCCTGGAGGACGTGTACCTGGCGCTGGGCGGCGCCGCCCGGCAGGGGCTGGTGAAGGCATGA
- a CDS encoding SDR family NAD(P)-dependent oxidoreductase yields the protein MSRNVVISGGGTGIGLAAALTFATGGDRVLLLGRRGEVLHGAGVPGALTFAADVGDVAGARSVARFVADELGAVDVLIHSAGGSGRLEPRVEREDPLELVADNWMVNFRINTLTAVLLTEALKERLAEPGGRVLFLSSIAAYRGSGSGAYAASKAALHPYAHDLARQLGPRGITVNLVAPGYVEDTDFFGDSMDDARRERLVAETSTGRAGTPGDIAATLHWLASPSAAHITSQIIQVNGGAERGH from the coding sequence ATGAGTCGCAACGTCGTCATCAGCGGGGGCGGTACGGGGATCGGACTCGCCGCGGCGCTGACCTTCGCGACCGGCGGGGACCGGGTGCTGCTGCTCGGCCGTCGGGGCGAGGTGCTGCACGGGGCCGGGGTGCCGGGCGCGTTGACGTTCGCCGCCGACGTGGGTGACGTGGCCGGGGCGCGGTCGGTCGCCCGGTTCGTGGCCGACGAACTCGGGGCGGTGGACGTGCTGATCCACAGCGCCGGGGGGTCGGGGCGGCTGGAGCCGCGGGTGGAGCGGGAGGACCCGCTCGAACTCGTCGCCGACAACTGGATGGTGAACTTCCGGATCAACACCCTGACCGCGGTGCTGCTCACGGAGGCCCTCAAGGAGCGGCTCGCCGAACCGGGCGGCCGGGTGCTGTTCCTCAGCTCCATCGCCGCCTACCGCGGTTCGGGCAGCGGCGCCTACGCCGCCTCCAAGGCCGCCCTGCACCCCTACGCCCACGACCTCGCCCGCCAGTTGGGCCCGCGCGGGATCACGGTGAACCTGGTCGCGCCGGGATACGTCGAGGACACCGACTTCTTCGGCGACTCGATGGACGACGCCCGCCGCGAACGCCTCGTCGCCGAGACCTCCACCGGCCGCGCCGGAACCCCGGGCGACATCGCGGCCACCCTGCACTGGCTGGCCTCACCGTCCGCCGCCCACATCACCTCCCAGATCATCCAGGTCAACGGCGGCGCGGAACGCGGCCACTGA
- a CDS encoding DUF2252 domain-containing protein — protein MSVPQLSDEQRGKEIIAVLDTAFGELLADDPDALGMRLRRMASSALAFHRGTACLFHHDLSGDRRGGPYLDDRTSRVWIHGDLHAESFGTYMDADGRLVFSATGFDEAYVGPFTLDLKRFAASLALVGYAKALSDERITELVTLYASAYRDRIHALATGAKSDEVPPFTLDTADGPLLDTLRDARSLTRAGLLESMTGIRDFERRFAPGGGAVELDAATRYKVLAAFDGYLETLPEASLARPESYRVKDVVGRHGIDPAGLSYDILLEGPSDALEHDVVISVQRARNPAAARHITDQAIHDHFQHEGHRTVVCRRALQAHTDPWLGWTELDGAGRLVTEVSPYAVDLDWDDIDDPEEIAQVVADLGRATAAMHAAADDASGESLVPFSTERAIDAAIAGDEEGFAPLLVDFAHAYGARARADHRVFVELLRNGGIPGL, from the coding sequence ATGTCGGTCCCCCAGCTCAGCGACGAGCAGCGCGGCAAGGAGATCATCGCCGTCCTCGACACCGCCTTCGGCGAGCTCCTGGCCGACGATCCGGACGCGCTCGGCATGAGGTTGCGGAGGATGGCGTCCTCGGCCCTCGCGTTCCACCGGGGCACGGCCTGTCTCTTCCACCACGACCTGAGCGGCGACCGGCGGGGCGGCCCGTACCTGGACGACCGCACCTCGCGGGTGTGGATCCACGGCGACCTGCACGCGGAGAGCTTCGGCACCTACATGGACGCCGACGGCCGGCTGGTCTTCAGCGCCACCGGCTTCGACGAGGCGTATGTCGGCCCCTTCACCCTGGACCTCAAGCGGTTCGCCGCCTCCCTCGCCCTCGTCGGGTACGCCAAGGCGCTCAGCGACGAGCGGATCACCGAGCTGGTGACGCTGTACGCGAGCGCGTACCGCGACCGGATCCACGCCCTGGCCACCGGCGCCAAGAGCGACGAGGTGCCGCCCTTCACCCTCGACACCGCCGACGGCCCCCTTCTGGACACGCTGCGTGACGCCCGCTCGCTGACCCGTGCCGGGCTGCTGGAGTCGATGACCGGGATCCGCGACTTCGAGCGCCGCTTCGCGCCCGGCGGCGGCGCGGTCGAGCTGGACGCCGCCACCCGCTACAAGGTCCTCGCGGCCTTCGACGGCTATCTGGAGACCCTGCCGGAGGCGTCGCTGGCCCGCCCGGAGTCCTACCGCGTCAAGGACGTCGTCGGCCGCCACGGGATCGACCCGGCCGGGCTGTCGTACGACATCCTCCTGGAGGGGCCCAGCGACGCCCTGGAGCACGACGTGGTGATCTCCGTCCAGCGGGCCCGGAACCCGGCGGCCGCCCGGCACATCACGGACCAGGCGATCCACGACCACTTCCAGCACGAGGGCCACCGCACGGTGGTCTGCCGCCGCGCCCTCCAGGCACACACCGACCCGTGGCTGGGCTGGACCGAGCTGGACGGCGCCGGCCGGCTGGTCACCGAGGTCTCGCCGTACGCCGTGGACCTCGACTGGGACGACATCGACGACCCGGAGGAGATCGCGCAGGTGGTCGCCGACCTGGGCCGGGCCACGGCCGCCATGCACGCGGCGGCGGACGACGCCTCGGGCGAGTCGCTGGTGCCGTTCTCCACCGAGCGGGCCATCGACGCGGCGATCGCGGGCGACGAGGAGGGCTTCGCGCCGCTGCTCGTCGACTTCGCGCACGCCTACGGCGCACGCGCGCGTGCCGACCACCGCGTCTTCGTGGAGCTGCTGCGCAACGGGGGGATTCCGGGTCTGTGA
- a CDS encoding mechanosensitive ion channel family protein → MENVLRPLIVVGGSVVLTLVIGWATDLLLRKADERHHDNPLWGLLRRARVPYQLVLCAALLRGSYDQAELLEEHRVGIGRTLTLVLIGSAAWLVIRIAGAVVETTYTRYANSRAHRDPARVRRVRTQVELIMRVVSAVVIVVAAASMLLTFPAMRAAGASLLASAGLLGIVAGVAAQSTLSNMFAGLQIAFGDMVRIGDTVVVNGEWGTVEEITLTFLTVRTWDERRITMPVSYFTSNPFENWSRGTPQMTGTVYFHLDHCAPMDAMREKLRDILRECPAWDGRAYNLVVTDTTPTTMEVRALVTAKDAGDIWTVRVVVREQLLRWLSEHHPYALPRINTAQAVPPPARHDGTPRPAFEDSRTGPA, encoded by the coding sequence ATGGAGAACGTACTCCGCCCTCTGATCGTCGTCGGCGGCTCGGTCGTCCTCACGCTGGTCATCGGCTGGGCCACCGACCTGCTGCTGCGCAAGGCCGACGAACGGCACCACGACAATCCGCTGTGGGGCCTGCTGCGCCGTGCCCGCGTCCCCTACCAGCTCGTGCTGTGCGCCGCCCTGCTGCGCGGCTCCTACGACCAGGCCGAGCTGCTGGAGGAGCACCGGGTCGGGATCGGCCGGACGCTGACGCTGGTGCTGATCGGGTCGGCGGCGTGGCTGGTGATCCGGATCGCGGGGGCCGTCGTCGAGACCACGTACACGCGGTACGCCAACTCCCGCGCCCACCGGGATCCGGCCCGGGTGCGGCGGGTGCGCACCCAGGTCGAGCTGATCATGCGTGTGGTCTCGGCGGTGGTCATCGTGGTGGCGGCGGCCTCGATGCTGCTGACCTTCCCGGCGATGCGCGCGGCCGGCGCCTCGCTGCTGGCCTCGGCCGGCCTCCTCGGCATCGTCGCCGGTGTCGCCGCGCAGTCCACGCTGAGCAACATGTTCGCGGGGCTGCAGATCGCCTTCGGCGACATGGTGCGGATCGGCGACACCGTGGTCGTCAACGGCGAGTGGGGCACGGTCGAGGAGATCACGCTGACGTTCCTGACGGTACGGACCTGGGACGAGCGCCGGATCACCATGCCGGTGTCGTACTTCACGTCCAACCCGTTCGAGAACTGGTCGCGCGGCACCCCGCAGATGACCGGCACCGTCTACTTCCACCTCGACCACTGCGCGCCGATGGACGCGATGCGCGAGAAGCTGCGCGACATCCTGCGCGAGTGCCCGGCCTGGGACGGCCGCGCCTACAACCTGGTGGTCACGGACACGACGCCGACGACGATGGAGGTACGGGCCCTGGTGACGGCCAAGGACGCCGGCGACATCTGGACGGTACGGGTCGTGGTCCGCGAGCAGCTGCTGCGCTGGCTCTCCGAACACCACCCCTACGCCCTCCCCCGCATCAACACGGCCCAAGCCGTACCACCGCCGGCCCGCCACGACGGCACACCCCGCCCCGCCTTCGAGGACTCCCGGACCGGCCCCGCCTGA